One segment of Dermochelys coriacea isolate rDerCor1 chromosome 5, rDerCor1.pri.v4, whole genome shotgun sequence DNA contains the following:
- the MACIR gene encoding macrophage immunometabolism regulator, with product MEVDINGETRTTIATLPLPIAEVSSTGKVEAEKPRCSSTPCSPMRRTVSGYQILHMDSNYLVGFTTGEELLKLAQKCTGSEENKVEAVPTVRSKQLDSGLTRSSRLYKARSRYYQPYEIPAVNGRRRRRMPSSGDKCTKALPYEPYKALHGPLPLCLLKGKRAHSKSLDYLNLDKMNIKEPADTEVLQYQLQHLTLRGDRMFARNNT from the coding sequence ATGGAAGTTGACATAAATGGAGAGACCAGAACTACCATAGCTACGCTTCCCTTACCTATTGCAGAGGTGAGTTCCACAGGCAAAGTGGAAGCAGAGAAACCTCGATGCTCCAGCACCCCATGCTCACCGATGCGACGGACTGTTTCAGGTTATCAGATCCTTCACATGGATTCTAACTACTTGGTTGGCTTCACAACTGGTGAGGAGCTCTTGAAGTTAGCCCAGAAGTGTACAGGAAGTGAGGAAAATAAAGTGGAAGCTGTGCCCACCGTGCGCTCCAAACAACTTGATTCAGGACTTACACGTTCCTCACGGTTGTACAAAGCTAGAAGTAGATACTACCAGCCATATGAGATCCCAGCTGTAAATGGAAGGAGGAGAAGACGGATGCCCAGCTCAGGGGATAAATGCACTAAGGCTTTACCATATGAGCCCTACAAGGCACTTCATGGTCCTCTGCCTCTTTGTCTCCTCAAAGGTAAGAGGGCTCACTCTAAATCCCTGGACTACCTCAATTTAGATAAAATGAACATCAAGGAACCTGCTGACACAGAAGTGCTACAATACCAGCTCCAGCACCTTACCCTGAGAGGGGACCGTATGTTTGCTAGAAACAACACATGA